The sequence CCTGGGTCCATTTCAGGCAGTTCCGACCGACTCCTTATTCTTATTCAAACTCCATAGTCCCCAAAATTTCATTGTAGGGGGAGGGTTTTTTCTCAAGCATTCTAACCTGCCTCTCTCGTTGGCCTGGGAAGCATTTGGAGAAAAAACGGAGTCGCTTCACTAGAGGA is a genomic window of Candidatus Nitrospira kreftii containing:
- a CDS encoding HNH endonuclease — encoded protein: MKFWIGVTDNKWFEFLSARSPDEVNFWRPSGLGPFQAVPTDSLFLFKLHSPQNFIVGGGFFLKHSNLPLSLAWEAFGEKTESLH